From a single Streptomyces liliifuscus genomic region:
- a CDS encoding MurR/RpiR family transcriptional regulator, with translation MNISEEPGGGEGLARLRATVREKWESLSASERAVAQHLVSAPVESLLFASAQELGSASGTSNASVVRTLQRLDYAGLPALKRELASDFTSAVAPEVRLQQRIAHVGRDLDGIWGEVFDEAQERIEHARRLTPGDALRDAVGILAEAAESGEIHCYGVAASELAARHLALALGRIGCRARHLGETGFALADPLLRLRQGDAVVIFQPGRALAELTVITERARSVGARVVLVTDELAELYGPSVDAVLIAPHTPTGITTEALTALVVADALLLALTALDETRAVETSHQLTALREQLLKPKRR, from the coding sequence ATGAATATTTCAGAGGAGCCGGGCGGCGGCGAGGGTCTCGCCCGGCTGCGCGCGACCGTGCGCGAGAAGTGGGAGTCGCTGTCCGCCTCCGAGCGGGCCGTGGCGCAGCACCTGGTCAGCGCGCCCGTGGAGTCCCTGCTGTTCGCGTCCGCCCAGGAGCTGGGCAGCGCGAGCGGCACCAGCAACGCCAGCGTCGTCCGCACCCTCCAGCGCCTCGACTACGCGGGGCTGCCCGCGCTCAAGCGGGAGCTGGCCTCCGACTTCACCTCGGCCGTGGCGCCCGAGGTGCGCCTCCAGCAGCGCATCGCCCATGTGGGCCGGGACCTTGACGGCATCTGGGGCGAGGTCTTCGACGAGGCCCAGGAGCGGATCGAGCACGCCCGGCGGCTCACTCCCGGTGACGCGCTCCGGGACGCGGTCGGCATACTGGCCGAGGCGGCGGAATCGGGCGAGATCCACTGCTACGGCGTCGCGGCCTCCGAACTCGCCGCGCGCCACCTCGCGTTGGCGCTCGGGCGCATCGGGTGCCGGGCCCGTCATCTCGGCGAGACCGGGTTCGCGCTCGCCGATCCGCTGCTCCGGCTGCGCCAGGGCGACGCGGTGGTCATCTTCCAGCCCGGTCGTGCGCTGGCCGAGCTGACGGTCATCACCGAGCGGGCTCGATCGGTGGGCGCCCGGGTCGTCCTCGTCACCGACGAGCTCGCCGAGCTGTACGGGCCCAGTGTCGACGCCGTTCTCATCGCTCCGCACACGCCGACGGGCATAACGACCGAGGCCCTCACCGCGCTCGTCGTCGCCGACGCGCTTCTCCTCGCCCTGACGGCCCTCGACGAGACGCGAGCGGTGGAGACGTCCCATCAACTGACTGCGCTGCGCGAACAGTTGCTGAAACCGAAGCGCAGGTAA
- a CDS encoding ABC transporter ATP-binding protein, which yields MLLSLEDLTVQVPGTARPLLDSVTLTVAEGEVVGLVGESGSGKSTTAKAALGLLPTGADFAGSVRVDGTDVLGLRGEALRAHRADTVAMIHQDPRATLNPVRRIGDFLVERGATKERAVELLAAVGLSDPEQRVRQRPHELSGGMLQRVVIAGALAARPRLLLADEATSALDVTTQAEILAQLRTAREEQGAGLLFITHDLHLAAAYCDRVYVMYAGRVVEERSARALFTTPAHPYTQGLLSCSPTLGDSHPLLPIPGRPPSLSDTFPGCPFAPRCGEAEEECETWLPEPVFLEERGLREDGVPSEGGGMAACRRVVGRRSAGRWGSPRSSEAESGGGWAQRTTAGQPKDKVSHK from the coding sequence ATGCTGCTGTCTCTAGAGGACCTCACGGTCCAAGTCCCGGGCACGGCCCGCCCCTTGCTCGACTCCGTCACGCTGACCGTCGCGGAGGGCGAGGTCGTCGGCCTGGTCGGCGAGTCGGGCTCCGGCAAGTCGACCACGGCGAAGGCGGCCCTCGGCCTGCTGCCCACGGGAGCCGACTTCGCCGGCTCGGTCCGCGTCGACGGCACCGACGTACTCGGCCTGCGCGGCGAAGCCCTGCGCGCCCACCGCGCCGACACCGTCGCGATGATCCACCAGGACCCGCGCGCCACCCTCAACCCGGTCCGCCGCATCGGCGACTTCCTCGTCGAACGCGGCGCCACGAAGGAACGGGCCGTCGAACTCCTCGCCGCCGTCGGCCTGTCCGACCCCGAACAGCGGGTCCGCCAGCGCCCGCACGAACTCTCCGGCGGCATGCTCCAGCGCGTCGTCATCGCCGGCGCCCTGGCCGCCCGTCCCCGCCTCCTGCTCGCCGACGAGGCCACCAGCGCCCTCGACGTCACCACCCAGGCCGAGATCCTCGCCCAGCTCCGCACGGCCCGCGAGGAACAGGGTGCGGGCCTGCTCTTCATCACCCACGACCTGCACCTGGCGGCCGCGTACTGCGACCGCGTGTACGTCATGTATGCCGGCCGAGTGGTCGAAGAACGATCGGCCCGAGCCCTCTTCACAACCCCGGCCCACCCCTACACCCAGGGCCTCCTCTCCTGCTCCCCAACCCTCGGCGACTCCCACCCCCTGCTCCCCATCCCGGGCCGCCCTCCATCCCTCTCCGACACCTTCCCTGGCTGCCCGTTCGCCCCGAGATGCGGGGAAGCGGAGGAGGAGTGCGAGACATGGCTCCCGGAGCCGGTGTTCCTGGAAGAGCGGGGGCTACGGGAAGACGGGGTGCCTTCGGAAGGGGGCGGTATGGCAGCCTGCCGCCGCGTTGTGGGCAGGCGTTCCGCAGGGCGATGGGGGTCCCCCCGCTCGAGCGAAGCCGAGAGCGGGGGAGGGTGGGCACAACGCACGACGGCGGGTCAGCCAAAGGACAAGGTGAGCCACAAATGA
- a CDS encoding cold-shock protein: protein MATGTVKWFNAEKGFGFIAQEGGGPDVFVHYSAINASGFRSLEENQAVTFDVTQGPKGPQAENVTPV, encoded by the coding sequence ATGGCTACCGGAACCGTGAAGTGGTTCAACGCTGAAAAGGGCTTTGGATTCATCGCCCAGGAAGGCGGCGGCCCGGACGTCTTCGTCCACTACTCCGCGATCAACGCGAGCGGATTCCGCTCTCTCGAAGAGAACCAGGCGGTTACCTTCGACGTGACCCAGGGTCCGAAGGGCCCGCAGGCGGAGAACGTCACCCCCGTCTGA
- a CDS encoding ABC transporter permease — translation MTTLALRPVATGTRPRRRPLGVLIAATVLGLVVLAAALAPLIAPYAPDAIDLSASLAGTSADHLLGTDSSGQDLLSRVLHGARTSLIAPLLLLAVAAVLGVTLGVLSAWHGGWIDTLVSRITDVMYAFPGLLFTVLIIAVFGTGTTTSVLALGLAFTPTVARYTRSLALSEVRKPYVDAYRVQGMGGTRICALHLVPNLGRSVLGYLVVLFGEAVMSLATLSYLGFGAQPPSSDWGLMVQEGQSAVVQGALLPALVPGTAIALVVVSVNVAGVWAADRLGSQD, via the coding sequence ATGACCACCCTCGCCCTGCGGCCCGTGGCGACCGGCACCCGCCCCCGCAGACGCCCTCTCGGCGTACTGATCGCCGCCACCGTCCTCGGCCTGGTCGTCCTCGCGGCGGCCCTCGCCCCGCTGATCGCGCCCTACGCCCCCGACGCCATCGACCTCTCCGCGTCCCTCGCCGGCACCAGCGCGGACCACCTCCTCGGCACCGACTCCTCCGGCCAGGACCTGCTCTCCCGCGTGCTCCACGGAGCCCGTACGAGCCTGATCGCACCGCTGCTGCTCCTCGCGGTCGCCGCCGTGCTCGGGGTGACCCTCGGCGTGCTCTCGGCCTGGCACGGCGGCTGGATCGACACCCTCGTCTCCCGGATCACCGACGTGATGTACGCCTTCCCGGGCCTGCTCTTCACCGTCCTGATCATCGCCGTCTTCGGCACCGGAACCACGACCTCGGTGCTCGCCCTCGGGCTGGCCTTCACCCCGACCGTCGCCCGGTACACCCGCTCGCTGGCCCTCTCCGAGGTCCGCAAGCCGTACGTCGACGCCTACCGCGTCCAGGGCATGGGCGGCACCCGCATCTGCGCCCTGCACCTGGTGCCCAACCTGGGCCGCTCGGTCCTCGGCTACCTCGTCGTCCTCTTCGGCGAGGCCGTGATGTCGCTGGCGACCCTCTCCTATCTGGGCTTCGGCGCCCAACCACCCTCCTCCGACTGGGGGCTGATGGTCCAGGAGGGCCAGTCCGCCGTCGTCCAGGGCGCCCTGCTCCCCGCCCTCGTCCCCGGCACGGCCATCGCCCTGGTCGTCGTGTCCGTCAACGTGGCCGGCGTCTGGGCCGCCGACCGCCTAGGAAGTCAGGACTGA
- a CDS encoding C45 family autoproteolytic acyltransferase/hydolase — protein sequence MAPRTLPIIEISGNPLDRGRQYGEAVRPRLHTALAYYEEAFGHSSGLTWKQVTDRAARWLDPVRDYAPDLVEEMKGIADGAGVDLLDVLALNARGEVIYDRSFARMAEGRQELETPAEVAAEERSEGCTSFALYGEASGDGRVWAGQNWDWRAGVSDTVVMLRIVQPPKPTLIMQVEAGQIGRQGANSAGIALNANGLGGRFDDAVGLPQTVVRRRVLDQHTITDALEVLCRTRAHIASNALLTCREGYAVDLETTPAGHGWMHPTDGLLVHGNHYQAGVPAALAAGYRPLSSDSLVRVPRAEQGLRTLRGSTGPDESRKLIKQAMSDHLGLPESLCTHPDSRRPRVEHWKTLVSSCVDLTGGDYHVTAGTPCDRDYQHLPWNLYDGPYGDAG from the coding sequence ATGGCACCCCGCACCCTCCCCATCATCGAGATCTCAGGCAACCCCCTGGACCGAGGCCGCCAGTACGGCGAAGCCGTCCGCCCCCGGCTGCACACCGCGCTCGCCTACTACGAAGAGGCGTTCGGACACTCGTCGGGCCTCACCTGGAAGCAGGTGACCGACCGCGCCGCCCGCTGGCTGGACCCCGTACGCGACTACGCCCCCGACCTCGTCGAGGAGATGAAGGGGATCGCCGACGGCGCGGGCGTGGACCTGCTCGACGTCCTCGCCCTCAACGCCCGCGGCGAGGTCATCTACGACCGCTCCTTCGCCAGGATGGCCGAAGGACGGCAGGAACTGGAGACCCCGGCCGAGGTGGCCGCCGAGGAACGCTCCGAGGGCTGCACCTCCTTCGCCCTCTACGGGGAGGCCAGCGGCGACGGCCGGGTCTGGGCGGGCCAGAACTGGGACTGGCGTGCCGGTGTCTCCGACACGGTCGTCATGCTCCGTATCGTCCAGCCGCCGAAGCCCACCCTGATCATGCAGGTCGAGGCGGGCCAGATCGGCCGCCAGGGCGCCAACTCGGCGGGGATCGCGCTCAACGCGAACGGCCTGGGCGGGCGGTTCGACGACGCGGTGGGCCTGCCGCAGACCGTCGTACGACGCAGGGTCCTGGACCAGCACACCATCACCGACGCCCTCGAAGTGCTGTGCCGCACCCGCGCCCACATCGCCAGCAACGCCCTGCTGACCTGCCGCGAGGGATACGCCGTCGACCTGGAGACCACCCCCGCCGGGCACGGCTGGATGCATCCGACCGACGGACTCCTCGTGCACGGCAACCACTATCAGGCGGGCGTCCCCGCCGCCCTCGCCGCCGGCTACCGGCCCCTGTCGTCGGACTCCCTGGTCCGGGTGCCGCGCGCCGAACAGGGCCTGCGCACCCTGCGCGGCTCCACCGGCCCCGACGAGAGCCGCAAGCTGATCAAGCAGGCCATGTCGGACCACCTCGGCCTCCCCGAGTCGCTGTGCACCCACCCCGACAGCCGCAGGCCCCGGGTCGAGCACTGGAAGACGCTCGTCTCCTCCTGCGTCGACCTGACCGGCGGCGACTACCACGTGACCGCGGGCACGCCCTGCGACCGCGACTACCAGCACCTGCCCTGGAACCTGTACGACGGCCCTTACGGAGATGCCGGATGA
- a CDS encoding ABC transporter substrate-binding protein has product MTTHSDRRRGATAVLAAATLLTVGACSGADTTSGTGGASADAAKLALSPTTPAAKGTLARADWLLEDEPDSLDLDTQGTSAGRVVLTNVCERLYQLQPDMTTKPFLASSAKTSADGRTLTLTVRSGVTFHDGSKLTADDVLWSLKRHADPDMEQSDEFGNVSSMKKTGADEITIGFKAPDALFTKALAGDAGIVWNKEQVEKAGQDFGTPGQADACSGPYALKNWKSGDSITIAAYGGYWGKKPLTREVVFRWAADSALVNALKTGAADGAYAETPNTAAALLKDKDIAQHYGPSTASLVLIPTARGGLGDERIRRALSLSLDRKGIADSGYGGLVEPWATPVGSGAWGYEKAGFQAAQKQLASLAPASPTADDLAEAKKLVKEAGTPGAPLVIGTDASQGRTVTANAVRAALQRIGLKAQIKTVPTSQFEEFYSDPQARDEIDLLVGDWYISKADPMGFYDNGLSDSSNNWVGFKDATYDKNVKKALATLDDAERASLAIDVQKRFADAAVWIPIAQVPTILLLDAKLTGPTASQAYLYYPWAAELGTKRSA; this is encoded by the coding sequence ATGACGACCCACAGCGACAGAAGGCGGGGCGCCACCGCGGTCCTCGCCGCAGCCACCCTCCTCACCGTCGGTGCCTGCAGCGGCGCCGACACCACCAGCGGCACCGGCGGCGCCTCCGCCGACGCGGCCAAGCTGGCGCTCAGCCCCACCACCCCGGCCGCCAAGGGCACGCTCGCCAGGGCCGACTGGCTCCTGGAGGACGAGCCCGACTCGCTCGACCTCGACACCCAGGGCACCAGCGCGGGCCGTGTCGTCCTCACCAACGTCTGCGAGCGGCTCTACCAGCTCCAGCCCGACATGACGACCAAGCCCTTCCTCGCCTCGTCGGCGAAGACCTCCGCCGACGGCAGGACCCTCACCCTCACCGTCCGCTCCGGAGTCACCTTCCACGACGGCTCGAAGCTCACCGCCGACGACGTCCTGTGGTCCCTGAAGCGGCACGCCGACCCGGACATGGAACAGTCCGACGAGTTCGGCAACGTCTCCTCGATGAAGAAGACGGGCGCCGACGAGATCACGATCGGCTTCAAGGCCCCCGACGCCCTCTTCACCAAGGCCCTCGCCGGAGACGCCGGAATCGTCTGGAACAAGGAGCAGGTCGAGAAGGCCGGCCAGGACTTCGGCACCCCCGGCCAGGCGGACGCCTGCTCCGGACCGTACGCGCTGAAGAACTGGAAGTCCGGCGACTCCATCACCATCGCCGCGTACGGCGGCTACTGGGGCAAGAAGCCGCTGACCCGCGAGGTCGTCTTCCGCTGGGCCGCCGACAGCGCGCTCGTGAACGCGCTCAAGACCGGCGCGGCGGACGGCGCGTACGCCGAGACGCCCAACACGGCCGCCGCCCTCCTCAAGGACAAGGACATCGCCCAGCACTACGGGCCGTCCACCGCCTCCCTCGTCCTGATCCCGACCGCCCGCGGCGGCCTGGGGGACGAGCGGATCCGCCGCGCGCTCTCCCTCTCCCTCGACCGCAAGGGCATCGCCGACTCCGGGTACGGCGGCCTCGTCGAACCCTGGGCCACCCCGGTCGGCTCCGGCGCCTGGGGCTACGAGAAGGCCGGATTCCAGGCCGCGCAGAAGCAGTTGGCGTCACTGGCCCCCGCGTCACCCACCGCCGACGACCTCGCCGAGGCCAAGAAGCTGGTGAAGGAGGCGGGCACGCCCGGCGCGCCCCTCGTCATCGGCACCGACGCAAGCCAGGGCCGGACCGTCACCGCCAACGCCGTACGCGCCGCACTCCAGCGCATCGGACTCAAGGCGCAGATCAAGACCGTACCGACGTCCCAGTTCGAGGAGTTCTACAGCGACCCGCAGGCCCGTGACGAGATCGACCTGCTGGTGGGCGACTGGTACATCTCCAAGGCCGACCCCATGGGCTTCTACGACAACGGCCTGTCCGACTCCTCCAACAACTGGGTCGGCTTCAAGGACGCCACGTACGACAAGAACGTGAAGAAGGCCCTCGCCACCCTCGACGACGCCGAACGGGCCTCGCTCGCCATCGACGTGCAGAAGCGCTTCGCGGACGCGGCGGTCTGGATCCCGATCGCGCAGGTGCCCACGATCCTGCTCCTCGACGCGAAGCTGACGGGGCCGACTGCCTCTCAGGCCTACCTGTACTACCCGTGGGCCGCCGAACTCGGAACGAAGCGCTCCGCGTAG
- a CDS encoding ABC transporter ATP-binding protein has translation MTSTLLQVKGLGKTYPLPGGGHHKAAEDVSFTLQPGAALGIVGESGSGKTTVARMLVGLTTPDTGTITVEGRAREPRTPRRRAQRLTRAREIQMVFQDPYVSLDPRLTATQCLRAALRLHGRAESLAATLLDQVGLGEREAEARPRHLSGGQRQRLAIARALAVDPRILVLDEAVAALDVSIQAQILRLLDDIRRDTGVALVFVSHDLAVVQHVTDEVLVMRRGRTVEQGPTDRVLTEPSDPYTRLLLASVPGEGWDPADAVEARAALSA, from the coding sequence ATGACAAGCACCCTGCTGCAGGTAAAGGGCCTGGGCAAGACCTACCCCCTCCCCGGCGGAGGGCACCACAAGGCCGCCGAGGACGTCTCCTTCACACTGCAGCCCGGCGCAGCCCTGGGCATCGTCGGCGAATCCGGCTCAGGCAAAACCACAGTCGCCCGCATGCTCGTAGGCCTCACCACCCCCGACACCGGCACGATCACAGTCGAAGGCCGCGCACGCGAACCCCGCACCCCCCGCCGCCGAGCCCAAAGACTCACCCGGGCCCGCGAGATCCAGATGGTCTTCCAGGACCCGTACGTCTCCCTGGACCCCAGACTCACCGCAACCCAGTGCCTCCGCGCGGCCCTGCGCCTGCACGGCCGCGCCGAGTCCCTCGCGGCAACCCTCCTCGACCAGGTGGGCCTCGGGGAACGCGAGGCGGAGGCCCGCCCCCGCCACCTCTCCGGCGGCCAGCGCCAACGACTCGCGATCGCCCGGGCGCTCGCCGTGGACCCACGCATCCTCGTCCTGGACGAGGCGGTCGCCGCACTCGACGTGTCGATCCAGGCCCAGATCCTGCGGCTCCTGGACGACATCCGCCGGGACACCGGGGTCGCCCTGGTCTTCGTCAGCCACGATCTGGCCGTCGTGCAGCACGTCACGGACGAGGTCCTGGTGATGCGCCGCGGCCGGACCGTGGAACAGGGGCCCACCGACCGCGTGCTCACCGAGCCTTCGGACCCGTACACCCGTCTGCTGCTCGCCTCGGTACCGGGCGAGGGCTGGGACCCGGCGGACGCGGTCGAGGCACGGGCCGCTCTCAGTGCCTGA
- a CDS encoding tetratricopeptide repeat protein, which yields MVHFFQEREADRQLAREMDQGGTTVLGQVVTGTGGVGKTQIAARYTRQLWLSDQLDLLVWVKASHRKDVVSAYAEAASRVFGDRTGDAEQDALRFVDWLEQQPPSADRTPARRWMVVLDDLVRPDRMTGLWPKASPVGRTLVTTRSRDPVLTSYGRRCLEVGMFTEDQAVAYLTRVLSDREQPREELVGLARDLGCLPLALAQAGAYILGSRGLNCADYRALLADRARELPGLFELRGVILPDDQSANVAATWALSFDEADRVHGGGLVRPLFGLVSVLDPGGIPISVLTSEPALAHLAEHRTPRCAEEPDPSEPFRGHGAASPVQDGTSTNADDAVDVLRILHDLNLVDFTPGTPHRAVRVHQLTQRAFHDAKSVEDRQQIFRAAADALAAAWPEVEREIALGQSLRANSDVLMEVSGNTLWESGVHPVLLRAGESLEDCEQLAAATVHFQTLHDLIRERLSSDHADTLTVRRHLADLRVMAGDSEGAVGDLEMLQADSERVLGPDHPDTLSVRHVLAYARGFSGDVAGAVVGFEQLLVVRELVLGPDHPETLTTRGFLAVWWTEAGDVEGGLIALEQLMTDRELVRGPDHPDVLTTRGNLARFRGDAGDPAGAVASFELLLPDAERVLGPAHADTLNFRHQLALWRGRSGDVAGALADLERLLTVRERLLGPDNRSTLSTRHSLAYWRAEIGDNASAMNAYRRLIVDEERVLGVDHSDTDAARRNLIFELLDYGRRLLAAQTAVPLDRAYSATTFTKGSAAMADEAVPQDHDGFEGALDAFKEALSLTDPEGSPGAYGVVLHDIADTYRAMGELPLAIDHYEQAVSYKKREDDLSDLAATMVDLVNCFISSNRRIEAGSLLEDTVQVLDGVPASERSAFSYHSVGMSYERLGKGGTEGAYEAALKAFGVTLSLLDAKADAGSYATVLNKIGDIYKAQERLAESLAAYSDAVEHMRRVPDARVSLAAMLIDQGRMMRRTAAHGSNGKQDGAPTGLQNPAAVSKGGHSQDPQQGVSPADLPRLEND from the coding sequence GTGGTGCACTTCTTCCAGGAGCGAGAGGCGGACCGCCAGCTCGCCAGGGAGATGGATCAGGGCGGCACGACCGTGCTCGGCCAGGTGGTCACTGGTACGGGGGGTGTTGGCAAGACGCAGATTGCGGCCCGCTACACAAGGCAACTCTGGCTCAGTGATCAACTCGACCTGCTGGTGTGGGTCAAGGCGTCCCACCGCAAGGACGTGGTGTCCGCCTACGCCGAGGCCGCGTCTCGGGTGTTCGGCGACCGCACAGGCGATGCTGAGCAGGATGCACTCCGGTTCGTGGACTGGCTTGAGCAGCAGCCGCCAAGTGCCGACCGTACGCCAGCGCGTCGGTGGATGGTTGTGCTGGATGACCTCGTCCGGCCTGACCGCATGACGGGATTGTGGCCCAAGGCCAGTCCCGTCGGACGGACCCTGGTCACCACGCGCAGCCGCGACCCGGTTCTGACGAGCTACGGACGTCGCTGTCTCGAGGTCGGGATGTTCACCGAGGACCAGGCAGTCGCCTATTTGACACGGGTGCTCAGCGACCGGGAACAGCCGCGTGAGGAACTCGTCGGGCTCGCCCGGGATCTCGGATGCCTTCCGCTGGCGCTGGCCCAGGCGGGTGCCTACATTCTGGGCAGCCGCGGACTGAACTGTGCCGACTACCGGGCTCTTTTGGCCGATCGGGCCCGAGAGTTGCCTGGATTGTTCGAGCTGCGGGGCGTGATACTCCCCGACGACCAGAGCGCCAACGTGGCGGCCACCTGGGCTCTGTCGTTCGACGAGGCGGACAGGGTGCACGGGGGCGGCCTGGTGCGGCCCCTGTTCGGTCTCGTCTCCGTGCTGGACCCGGGTGGCATACCGATCTCGGTCCTCACCAGTGAGCCGGCCCTTGCCCATCTTGCGGAACACCGCACCCCCCGTTGCGCGGAGGAACCCGACCCGTCGGAACCGTTCCGAGGCCACGGCGCGGCTTCGCCCGTACAGGACGGGACGTCGACCAACGCGGACGACGCAGTCGATGTGCTGCGCATTCTGCATGACCTCAACCTGGTTGACTTCACGCCTGGGACTCCGCACCGTGCCGTCCGGGTCCACCAGCTCACCCAGAGAGCGTTCCACGATGCCAAGTCCGTCGAGGATCGGCAGCAGATCTTTCGTGCGGCCGCCGACGCCCTGGCTGCGGCCTGGCCCGAGGTCGAACGGGAGATCGCGCTCGGCCAGTCCCTGCGCGCCAACTCGGACGTGCTCATGGAAGTCTCGGGCAACACCCTGTGGGAATCCGGCGTTCACCCGGTACTCCTCCGGGCGGGCGAAAGCCTCGAAGATTGCGAGCAACTTGCGGCCGCCACCGTCCACTTTCAGACTCTTCACGATCTGATCCGGGAACGTCTCAGCTCCGACCACGCCGACACGCTGACCGTGCGCCGTCATCTGGCGGATCTGCGGGTGATGGCTGGAGATTCGGAAGGAGCGGTCGGCGACCTGGAAATGCTGCAAGCCGACTCGGAGAGGGTGCTTGGTCCCGACCACCCCGACACGCTGAGTGTCCGGCATGTACTTGCCTACGCGCGCGGTTTTTCGGGCGATGTTGCCGGAGCCGTCGTTGGGTTTGAGCAACTGCTGGTCGTCCGGGAGTTGGTATTGGGGCCGGACCACCCGGAGACACTGACTACTCGTGGCTTTCTCGCTGTGTGGTGGACCGAGGCAGGGGACGTGGAAGGCGGCTTGATCGCCCTTGAGCAGCTCATGACCGACCGTGAGCTGGTGCGGGGTCCGGACCATCCCGACGTCCTCACCACGCGGGGCAACTTGGCCCGGTTTCGCGGAGATGCAGGGGATCCTGCCGGTGCGGTGGCGAGCTTCGAGCTACTGCTGCCGGATGCGGAGCGGGTGCTGGGCCCCGCTCACGCCGACACCTTGAATTTCAGGCATCAACTGGCTTTGTGGCGCGGCAGGTCCGGCGATGTGGCCGGAGCGCTGGCCGACCTCGAACGGCTACTGACCGTCCGTGAACGGCTACTCGGCCCGGACAACCGGAGCACGTTGTCCACGCGGCACAGCCTGGCCTACTGGCGGGCGGAGATCGGTGACAATGCCAGCGCGATGAACGCGTACCGACGGTTGATCGTCGATGAGGAGCGGGTCCTGGGAGTCGACCACAGTGACACTGACGCCGCTCGTCGGAATCTCATCTTCGAACTGCTCGATTACGGTCGGCGGCTGTTGGCGGCACAGACTGCCGTCCCCCTCGATCGCGCCTACAGCGCCACGACTTTCACGAAAGGGAGTGCCGCCATGGCGGACGAAGCCGTGCCTCAGGACCACGACGGGTTCGAGGGGGCACTTGATGCCTTCAAAGAAGCGCTCTCCCTCACTGATCCTGAAGGATCCCCGGGGGCGTACGGCGTCGTGCTCCACGACATCGCGGATACGTACCGAGCGATGGGTGAACTGCCCTTGGCGATCGACCACTACGAGCAGGCTGTCTCCTACAAGAAGCGTGAGGACGATCTCAGTGACCTGGCCGCCACCATGGTCGACTTGGTGAACTGCTTCATCAGCAGCAACCGGAGGATCGAGGCGGGCTCCCTTCTGGAGGACACGGTCCAGGTCCTCGACGGAGTCCCGGCGAGCGAACGGTCGGCGTTCTCGTACCACAGCGTGGGCATGTCTTACGAGAGGTTGGGGAAAGGTGGCACGGAGGGTGCCTACGAGGCGGCCCTGAAGGCATTCGGGGTGACTCTCTCGCTCCTTGATGCGAAGGCCGACGCCGGCTCGTATGCCACAGTGCTGAACAAGATCGGTGACATTTACAAGGCGCAGGAGCGGCTCGCGGAGAGCCTCGCTGCCTATTCGGATGCCGTTGAACACATGCGGCGCGTTCCGGATGCCAGGGTGTCGCTCGCGGCCATGCTGATCGACCAGGGTCGGATGATGCGCCGCACCGCCGCGCACGGATCCAATGGGAAACAGGACGGTGCGCCGACAGGCCTCCAGAATCCCGCCGCAGTATCGAAGGGGGGTCACTCACAGGACCCTCAGCAGGGCGTTTCTCCCGCAGATTTGCCCCGGTTGGAGAATGATTGA
- a CDS encoding ABC transporter permease, with protein sequence MLARISRRLAGLLATLFAASFVIFAAVYAAPGDPAVFLAGGRDKLTPERLASVRAQYHLDEPLVVQYGRWLWDCVHLDLGRSFQYSDQVGDLVSARLPTTLQLVAYATVLFVVLGVGAGILAAVRRSTWVDSAIVGGTTLAASVPSFVAAIALVSLFGVQLGWFPVTGSGTGIAGTLHHLTLPALSLALGALAIISRVTRQAMADAAASDHVEAARASGVPERDIIRRHVLRNALGPIVTMCGLVMAGMLAGTVVVETAFGLSGIGSLLVGSINAHDFPVAQAVLLLMVTGYVVVTTVVDLVHPLLDPRVKEVRPA encoded by the coding sequence ATGCTCGCTCGTATATCCCGGCGGCTGGCCGGGCTGCTGGCCACTCTGTTCGCCGCGTCCTTCGTCATCTTCGCCGCCGTGTACGCGGCTCCCGGCGACCCCGCCGTGTTCCTCGCGGGCGGCCGCGACAAGCTCACCCCCGAACGGCTCGCCTCCGTCCGCGCCCAGTACCACCTCGACGAGCCGCTCGTCGTCCAGTACGGGCGCTGGCTGTGGGACTGCGTCCACCTAGACCTCGGCCGCTCCTTCCAGTACAGCGACCAGGTCGGCGACCTGGTCTCCGCCCGCCTGCCGACCACCCTGCAACTCGTCGCGTACGCCACCGTGCTCTTCGTCGTCCTCGGCGTCGGCGCCGGAATCCTGGCCGCCGTGCGCCGCTCGACCTGGGTGGACTCGGCGATCGTCGGCGGCACGACCCTGGCCGCCTCCGTACCGTCCTTCGTCGCCGCGATCGCACTCGTCTCGCTCTTCGGCGTACAACTGGGCTGGTTCCCGGTGACCGGCAGCGGTACGGGGATCGCGGGCACCCTGCACCATCTGACGCTGCCCGCCCTGTCGTTGGCGCTCGGCGCGCTCGCGATCATCAGCCGCGTCACGCGCCAGGCCATGGCGGACGCCGCCGCCTCCGACCACGTGGAGGCGGCCCGCGCCTCCGGCGTCCCGGAGCGCGACATCATCCGCCGGCACGTCCTGCGCAACGCGCTCGGCCCCATCGTCACCATGTGCGGCCTGGTCATGGCGGGCATGCTCGCCGGCACGGTCGTCGTCGAGACGGCCTTCGGCCTCAGCGGAATCGGCTCGCTCCTGGTCGGCTCGATCAACGCGCACGACTTCCCGGTGGCCCAGGCGGTCCTGCTGCTGATGGTCACCGGCTATGTCGTCGTGACGACCGTCGTCGACCTCGTCCATCCGCTGCTGGACCCGCGCGTCAAGGAGGTGCGCCCCGCATGA